One Gossypium hirsutum isolate 1008001.06 chromosome A08, Gossypium_hirsutum_v2.1, whole genome shotgun sequence genomic window, TTGAAGGATTCCCCTCTCCTACGGACACATCATATACAAATATAAACTAAACAAATCATACCCAAAGCAAAAAGCATGCATACTGAAGCAACTAGTTGCATACCATAAGTCTGGATCTGGAAGCCTTGGAAGGGGTGGCAGTTGTTTTGGTAGGGGCAGAAAAGCACTGAGGAGAGGGTGGATTGGTCCGTATTTGCAGTAACCTTTCTTCCCCTTTGTTTTTGTGCTTCACATCCTCCAAATTTAGTGAGATATTAGAGGGTGCCATGTTCTCTGCCTCATCACCATGTGTTCTGCTTCTGTTTCTGCAACAATATCATTCAACATGAATCAAACTTAAAGAtcttttaaaattagtttttcaCATAAGTGATACtcacattttcatcttttctttctctttagcAATGCCTTGTTTCTCTTGACCCAATTCAAGCAATGGTTTCCTCTCTTTGTCCAACTCACCCAGAACCTGGGTCTTTTCATCTTGAGTGTTTTCctctctctctttctccctaGCCCTGCTTGCCAATTTCTTTAACTCGTTGCAAAACTCACTTATATGACTCAGTATATCCCTACCAGCAAACAAATTCCTAGCTGACGCACTACTTTTCAGAGACCGTATCTCGTCACTTTGGGACTGGAGTATACCATCTGTTATAATGGGTTTATTTTTTTCACTGCTGGACTTGATTGCCGCTTTCAAAGACTTAGCTTGGTGATTAGTAGGAGGAGTTGATAAATTTGGGTTATGGTTTTCACTATCGTCGAACTTTGAAAAACTAGAAGATTGAGTTTGTTGCCCTCTTCTCTTCAATTTGGCATCTCTGAAAACAATACAACGCCCAAAAATGGAAATAagatgtaaagaaaaaaaaaacacagaatCTTGAAACCAAGACATGTTGTAAGGTAATTAAGTTGCGTTTAGTAAATACCCTTGATTCAATTCCCGAAATGGGAAGTTTCCAGCTCCACCGCCAGGAACTGATCGTCGTGGAAGCTTCAAAAgattaacaaaaacaaaacaaaaaatgagACAAATGGTCCATAAATACATGCAGCAGCATTGTAGTATCTGGAACTAAATGGAAAGAGGCATAAAAGCAGAGAATAAAAACCTTAGAAGGAGGAGAGGGTTGAAGGAAATCCTCAGCAGTCTTGGGATGGTTACAGTCTGCAGTATCCAGATAAGAAaaagtttacaaaaaaaaagaagaaatgaagTGAGAGGGCAGaggagaaaagggaaaagaagagaaatgaaAGGGTACCAGGAGTGCAGAACCAGGCATCATCGTCGATGGAAGGTTGGTGAGGGTCAGGGGCCAAGAAATCAACCCATTTAGGGGCGTTGATGTGTTCGTAAACGCAGTCCTCAACGAAGCGGGAGTCTATTCTGGTCCAGTCGATTTTTGCTGGTTCCATTATGCGAAAGCCAAAAAAGTAGGGGATTAGCAGGAGGGCAGAGAGAGATGGAAAAATGCGTCAATAGGCTGAGTTTCTATTCTTAAGTGCGAGTGAAAGTGAACGTTATTACGTTACGTTAGTGGGgtcctttttcttcatttttaattagaatttattGTTTCTTCTGACCGttggggattttttttttttttaataatcggTGTGTAGTTTACTTGGTCTTGATGGCCAGGGATGGCAAACCACTTCCAGTGTGGGTTTGTGGAATAACAGAGGCTGGGTAGGGCAGAATGATATTTTTTGGGTACCAACTGCCACCacttattccattccattcaatatatgaaattaacatttattatttttaattgtaaaagaaaaaaaaaccaagcaTATTATAGAATAAATCTTAAATTcttctaatttttcattttctatttgtATGTAACAgcattatttaaattgaattgaattaattaattagtttggttaaattgaaaatgaatcgattcataaattagattaaatattaattgaattgacttttttttaataatttatttgattacgtgaattaaatttaaagttaattAATTAGCGAAAATATTGAGTATTGATTACAAtataaaattatgtattaaaacaaaaatagatAGAGCGGAAGCTGTATTGTGATCCCTACCGAAGAATATATcctaaaagaaaatggaaaggctTTGTTTAGTTTAGTTTCACGTGCCAAAGGGCATGTGATGAGTAAACTTCGGTTGTTGCCTAGATCCAAATCAacggctttttttttcttttatgccaGAATCTTACTTAAGATTCAATCTTTTACGCTTTACTATTATTTGTTCATTCCTCACTATAATTACATAACTTCTTTTTAATAATTGAAGATGCTAGGGTTTCATCATTCACATTAGGATTCAGACTTTAACTCTCCACCAAAAACAATCACATGTTTTTTTCTATCATGTTCAACATTACTCTTTTATaggataattttaatatatgttggagaaattttttttatttgactatatatgttattgtttttatttagaGAAAAAGGAAAACGCGTTCTACATAGTACGCTTTCAGTCACATTAGCTGAAAATACATTCTGTAAGacacattttcactaaaaatagacAAAATTTCTTTCGGCCAAGtggttaaatgttaatatttttgTCCCTGAGTTTCGAGTTCAATTCCTCTCCTactcacatttatattttttattccatGTTGTtttaagcttcttcttttttaattaatatttttaacatattaattCTTTTGGTTAGATGGTTAGATAATTGTGATTTTATCTTTGAGTTTTAAGTTTGATTCctcttataaacattttaatatgtattttttattttatgttatttcaaattttttattatttttaattaatgtatataattagtaaatatattatttttaagttttttatttttaattaatctttttaactaataactcttttatttataaaatcagataattattgtaaatatcattgtttttagtaattataatttttatatgtgtaatatttatatttcaatCCATATAATGAGTGTTACACATtgacattttatatatttttctatgtgTATTTGacataattatttgaaatattttacatatagacataatgatatttgaaataattatttgattttataatattagaaatcccATGCTTCCACAATATAGGtggataaaataaatatttgacatataaatattatgtataaaaaaatatatatctaaaaattagtcaatatttttaaaaagtaattacatatttattatttgattttataaataaaagagatgaattaaaaaaaataaaaaaatatatatttattaattataaaaattaattaaaaataataaaaaagcttgaaacaacattaaaataaaaatacatattttttgaGAAAATACTGATATTCCATTAAAAAAGATTAAGTGGCTCAAAAAGAGACTGACACAGAAAACAGGAAACGACATAAAGGAAGCATAAACAACAGAAAGCAATTAAACCCACTACAGAAGCACACTAaccaaaacaacaaaaacaaatagAAAGCCAACAGACACAAAAAACAGCCACAAAATCAAAACCATTAGCAGAGAAACCCACTAAGAATACCAGCCAATTCTTTCCGACGAACAGAACCCCTTCACAGCCTTAAAAAAGAAACGGAAAGAGACGACTTTGAAACCCAGCAAAGGAGATTCAACGAACCTTCTCCAATTTTCAAAGCCCACTAACAGCTCAGCACCAATGATACCTAGCAGATCAATCCATCTCGGCCAACGGTGCAACAGAACTTGGTGCCTCCTCAACCCAGAAACATGGTAAGATCCGATGACGACCATCCATTGCCAACGCAGGCGTCATCCGATTAGTATCTCTGGGAACAAACTGGTACACCACCTCCTTAAAAAATCTCTCTAAAAGCTGAATATTCTGTGAAATTGGGCTTAGAATAGATCTATCCACtatgtttgagtttaatttctTAATAACAGTAAGAGAATCAGCTTCCAGGATGAGATTTCTGAAACCCATATCCAACGCAAAGTAAAGAGCCCTTTTACACGCTCTCACCTCTGCTACAAAAGCATCTGCCACATCCGCTATCGTGTAAGTACAAGCACCCAATATCTATCATTCCTCATCTCTAGTTAACACTGCTAAAATAGAAATCTTAGTGTTGTCCATAAACGATGTGTCGAAATTCAGCTTAATAAACCCAAATGTAGGTGGCCGCCACAAAATATTCCTTGGTATATCAAGAGAAAAACTTTAAACTCTACTGGTACTGAAATCGTGGGCATAACTTTGAACAAACCCCACAATTTCATGTATGTCAAAATTGAAACCTTTATTTACCAGCCTATTCCTCTTAAACTAAAGGGCCCATAAAGAAATAGTTAGAAGTTTCTTAAATTTCATATAACTGCAAGAAAGAAACTTACAAATTGTGTTCTTCCATCTGAGGGACCTATACTGTTATCAAAGGAGAGATGCAGATAAAGCCAGAGTTGACGCAAGACACTATAGAACCATAATAGATGGTGCAAGTCCTCCGGGGACTTTTTACACAAGGGACAGACTTATCAACATGCAGTCTCCTTTTGGCCAAATTGGAGAAATGAGGCACATAGTCCTTTAGAATACACCATAGATGAATTTTAATATTAGCAGGGATTTTAAGGTCCCAACTAGATGTATAGAGTATTTTGTCATTTTCATTTGTACTCAAATTACTGTCTGTATACTAGGTCACTTTTGTAAGTAATGCTCGATACCCACTCTTCATTGAATACTCCCCTGAAGCATCATAGTGCCAAACAAGAAAATCTGGAATACTACACCCAGCAAGAGGAATGTTGATAATGTGTCGAGCATGAACTTCATCGCATATCTTAAAAATCACCTCATTTTTCCAAGTACCAGAATCCGCATTAATCAATTGATCAATAGTAGACCAATGAGAATCCATATTCGTTACTAACAATCTGCCATTTCCAGGACTAGGGAGCCAGGGATCATTCCAGATATTCACCTTCGCACCATTTCTAATTCTCCACAAGAGCCCGTCATCAAATAAGTCCCTAGCACAACAGATACTCCTCCAGGTAAAAGAAGGGTAAGAACCAATTTTAGCTGATAGTATATTAGTAAAAGGATAATATCGGGATTTAAAAACTTTTGAGATATGGCAGTAGGGCTGGGTTAAAAGCTTCTAGACTTGCTTAGCTAAAAGGGCTTTATTGAACAAATATAGGTCCCGAAAACTCATCCCACCATTAACCTTCGGCAAACAGGGTGCACTT contains:
- the LOC107930121 gene encoding uncharacterized protein; its protein translation is MEPAKIDWTRIDSRFVEDCVYEHINAPKWVDFLAPDPHQPSIDDDAWFCTPDCNHPKTAEDFLQPSPPSKLPRRSVPGGGAGNFPFRELNQGDAKLKRRGQQTQSSSFSKFDDSENHNPNLSTPPTNHQAKSLKAAIKSSSEKNKPIITDGILQSQSDEIRSLKSSASARNLFAGRDILSHISEFCNELKKLASRAREKEREENTQDEKTQVLGELDKERKPLLELGQEKQGIAKEKEKMKINRSRTHGDEAENMAPSNISLNLEDVKHKNKGEERLLQIRTNPPSPQCFSAPTKTTATPSKASRSRLMERGILQEVKQNKDMKTEKAGSSVSSCSSVINNVNVTDGRQARALDVFWFLKPCTMSE